Proteins from a single region of Macrotis lagotis isolate mMagLag1 chromosome 2, bilby.v1.9.chrom.fasta, whole genome shotgun sequence:
- the LOC141513734 gene encoding tubulin gamma-1 chain encodes MPREIITLQLGQCGNQIGFEFWKQLCAEHGISPEGIVEEFATEGTDRKDVFFYQADDEHYIPRAVLLDLEPRVIHSILNSPYAKLYNPENIYLSEHGGGAGNNWASGFSQGEKIHEDIFDIIDREADGSDSLEGFVLCHSIAGGTGSGLGSYLLERLNDRYPKKLVQTYSVFPNQDEMSDVVVQPYNSLLTLKRLTQNADCVVVLDNTALNRIATDRLHIQNPSFSQINQLVSTIMSASTTTLRYPGYMNNDLIGLIASLIPTPRLHFLMTGYTPLTTDQSVASVRKTTVLDVMRRLLQPKNVMVSTGRDRQTNHCYIAILNIIQGEVDPTQVHKSLQRIRERKLANFIPWGPASIQVALSRKSPYLPSAHRVSGLMMANHTSISSLFERTCRQYDKLRKREAFLEQFRKEDIFKDNFDELDTSREIVQQLIDEYHAATRPDYISWGTQEQ; translated from the exons ATGCCGCGGGAGATCATCACCTTGCAGCTGGGCCAGTGCGGCAACCAAA TCGGGTTCGAGTTCTGGAAGCAGCTCTGCGCGGAGCACGGCATCAGCCCGGAGGGCATCGTGGAGGAATTTGCCACCGAGGGCACCGACCGAAAGGACGTCTTTTTCTACCAG GCGGATGATGAGCACTACATCCCAAGGGCTGTGCTGCTTGACCTGGAGCCTCGCGTGATCCACTCCATCCTCAACTCTCCCTATGCCAAACTCTACAACCCTGAGAACATCTACCTGTCTGAACATGGTGGAGGAGCTGGTAACAACTGGGCCAGTGGCTTCTCACAG GGGGAAAAGATTCATGAAGACATCTTTGACATCATAGACCGAGAGGCAGATGGCAGTGACAGCCTAGAG GGCTTTGTCCTGTGTCATTCTATTGCTGGGGGAACAGGCTCTGGTCTGGGCTCTTACCTTCTGGAGCGACTAAATGACAG ATATCCCAAGAAGTTGGTGCAGACATACTCAGTATTTCCCAACCAAGATGAGATGAGTGATGTTGTTGTACAGCCATATAACTCACTCCTTACCCTCAAGCGGCTGACACAGAATGCAGATTGTGTG GTGGTGCTGGACAATACCGCCCTGAATCGGATTGCTACTGACAGGCTGCACATCCAGAACCCATCCTTCTCCCAGATCAATCAACTG GTGTCCACCATCATGTCAGCCAGCACTACCACCCTGCGCTACCCTGGCTACATGAACAATGACCTCATTGGCCTCATTGCCTCCCTTATCCCCACCCCCAGGCTCCACTTCCTCATGACTGGATATACCCCCCTCACCACTGACCAGTCG GTGGCTAGTGTGAGGAAGACGACAGTGCTGGATGTGATGCGTCGGCTGCTGCAGCCCAAGAATGTGATGGTGTCCACAGGCCGGGATCGCCAGACCAACCACTGCTACATTGCCATCCTCAACATTATCCAAGGAGAGGTGGACCCTACCCAG GTCCACAAGAGTTTGCAAAGGATCCGAGAAAGAAAGTTGGCCAATTTCATCCCTTGGGGCCCAGCAAGCATCCAGGTGGCACTGTCTCGGAAGTCACCCTATCTACCATCTGCCCACCGAGTCAGTGGACTCATGATGGCTAACCACACCAGCATCTCCTCT CTTTTTGAGAGAACATGCCGGCAGTATGATAAATTGCGGAAGCGGGAGGCATTCCTGGAGCAGTTCCGAAAGGAGGACAttttcaaggacaattttgatGAGTTAGACACTTCGAGGGAGATTGTGCAGCAGCTCATTGATGAGTACCATGCTGCCACCAGACCCGACTATATCTCCTGGGGTACCCAGGAACAGTGA